The following coding sequences are from one Enterococcus sp. 4G2_DIV0659 window:
- a CDS encoding helix-turn-helix domain-containing protein has product MLDVGKKIKELRLSKKLTQKALAKTLNVTPQAISKWERNESNPDLQTLLNLSHYFNVSVDDILGNKSQNFFDSLFSKMKGSKKMKKVQSVNSENVSVGEEEKKVIIFDVVFSFITDEGLLQTQLLNRKLELLMKKKEKNITIETYNSNKVDLYGEQADIILLTPTFGYAKEEIEKKFPETPVIAISKRDYGILNTEKLYTEIMEGLG; this is encoded by the coding sequence ATGTTAGATGTAGGAAAAAAAATAAAAGAATTAAGACTGTCAAAAAAATTAACTCAAAAGGCTTTGGCGAAAACTTTGAATGTTACCCCACAAGCTATATCAAAATGGGAACGCAATGAGAGTAATCCAGATTTACAAACACTTTTAAATTTGAGTCACTATTTCAATGTTTCTGTTGATGATATTTTAGGTAACAAAAGTCAAAATTTTTTTGATTCTCTTTTTTCTAAGATGAAAGGAAGTAAGAAAATGAAAAAAGTACAGAGTGTGAATTCGGAGAATGTTTCCGTCGGAGAAGAAGAGAAAAAAGTTATTATTTTTGATGTTGTATTTAGTTTTATCACAGATGAGGGGCTTTTGCAGACTCAACTTCTAAACAGAAAACTAGAATTGCTTATGAAGAAGAAAGAGAAGAACATTACAATTGAAACCTATAATTCTAATAAAGTTGATCTATATGGAGAGCAAGCGGATATCATATTATTAACCCCTACATTTGGATATGCTAAAGAGGAGATAGAGAAAAAGTTTCCTGAAACACCTGTTATAGCTATCTCGAAAAGAGATTACGGCATACTAAACACTGAAAAATTGTACACTGAAATAATGGAGGGACTAGGTTAG
- a CDS encoding tyrosine-type recombinase/integrase has protein sequence MAKTKYPCVYQDTKGRFSYLIELGLDKTTGKRIQKKGTKDQLGKRFATAKEAHKEVTRIKSEYMKRNGYANYDLTYDEFMEHSYIPHYKSSVQRSTWSSRECGLKQITDYFNDKKLRDISVVDCEGYRIWLLTKSGYSQAYSSLMYGMFRKSLDYAVLLEFLTENISKRTKAIPKGKSIVAYWTKEEFEKVLSVIYKEDFYEHMCFTMIWLYYMTGIRVSEGLALNWNDVDLKRQKLRIHHTLDMKNHNDFARKPYTKTESGMRVISLDDDTVRILAEWKKIQKKHGVEQFILSYTDLPLYRSTVQRVIERYAKLAKVPAIQGKGLRHSHVSYLINEFNADILVVSRRLGHSSPEITLKHYAHLWSRNDEGIAEQMTGNIQFTFAKESKVAIFNGNQAVKF, from the coding sequence ATGGCAAAAACAAAGTACCCTTGTGTCTATCAAGATACTAAAGGTCGTTTTTCATATCTAATTGAACTTGGTTTAGACAAAACCACTGGCAAACGGATTCAGAAAAAAGGGACGAAGGATCAATTAGGGAAACGTTTTGCAACCGCTAAAGAAGCGCATAAAGAAGTGACTCGAATCAAAAGTGAATACATGAAAAGAAATGGCTATGCTAACTATGACTTAACCTATGATGAATTTATGGAGCATTCCTACATTCCGCATTATAAATCATCTGTTCAGCGTAGTACATGGAGCTCTCGTGAATGTGGACTAAAGCAAATCACTGATTACTTTAATGACAAAAAGCTACGAGATATCTCTGTAGTAGATTGCGAAGGCTATCGAATTTGGTTACTAACTAAAAGTGGCTACTCCCAAGCGTATAGCTCGCTCATGTATGGCATGTTTCGCAAGTCATTAGATTACGCTGTTTTATTAGAGTTTCTCACTGAGAATATCTCTAAACGAACAAAAGCAATCCCTAAAGGAAAATCAATTGTAGCTTATTGGACAAAAGAAGAATTCGAAAAAGTATTATCCGTCATCTACAAAGAGGATTTCTATGAGCATATGTGCTTCACGATGATTTGGTTGTACTATATGACAGGTATTCGAGTCAGTGAAGGCTTAGCATTAAATTGGAACGATGTTGACCTAAAACGTCAAAAATTACGTATTCATCATACATTAGATATGAAGAATCATAATGACTTCGCCAGAAAGCCTTATACTAAAACTGAGAGTGGTATGCGTGTTATCTCATTAGATGATGATACTGTTCGTATCTTGGCAGAATGGAAAAAAATCCAAAAGAAGCATGGTGTAGAACAATTCATTCTAAGCTATACTGACTTACCATTGTATCGTTCTACAGTACAACGTGTTATTGAACGCTATGCAAAATTGGCTAAAGTTCCTGCTATTCAAGGCAAAGGATTGAGACACTCTCATGTCAGCTACTTAATCAATGAATTTAACGCTGATATTCTAGTTGTCTCACGACGATTAGGTCATTCTAGCCCAGAGATCACACTCAAGCATTACGCTCACCTGTGGAGTAGAAATGATGAAGGCATCGCCGAACAAATGACTGGTAATATTCAATTTACTTTTGCTAAAGAATCAAAAGTTGCAATTTTTAATGGAAATCAGGCAGTAAAATTTTAA
- a CDS encoding DUF3173 family protein — MYKNNMVSRVDLEKLGFKKHQATTIIRQAKLKLVNSGVAYYNNKRVGIVPRKIVEEIIGVPLESEE, encoded by the coding sequence ATGTATAAAAACAACATGGTCTCAAGAGTAGACCTCGAAAAATTAGGATTTAAAAAGCATCAAGCTACTACGATTATTCGACAGGCTAAACTTAAACTTGTAAACAGTGGTGTAGCCTATTATAATAATAAAAGAGTGGGTATTGTCCCACGAAAAATAGTTGAAGAAATTATCGGTGTTCCTCTTGAATCGGAGGAATAA
- a CDS encoding replication initiation factor domain-containing protein, giving the protein MAVTVKVDEMSLVFTSSEIDSLDDWQSQAQHLVTLIDTILELSTVFDRPSISEKGFAGYTTVLKYDNDKAFMLQVCYNEMMPNMGVYVHFSGQAFSKYLFTRDVIASKVIQDFKKLEDYYEGAAHISRIDIAIDFLDEGLSVATIYDRLVSEVDYLVDKNDRKNSSKISAVVNNQIVNTIYVGSKKKNTRLLMRIYDKKLEQLDNAQHATHYTEAKHCDDWVRFEASFRQMYAHQISEELVKIETKEELSGFLFSTFCEKYRFYNVFDETYTTLTKVMLAYSDGLSDILDGRKPQESNLEVSINYLCTGSGLMPTFYKIYDFYGQKGINNFIGYLFDYYNNAYEANRDAYNYIMKYREEYQGRKKFPWRDLSLKGGEKDGKS; this is encoded by the coding sequence ATGGCAGTAACCGTAAAAGTAGATGAAATGAGTCTAGTGTTCACTTCATCTGAGATTGATTCACTAGATGATTGGCAATCTCAAGCACAGCATCTTGTAACACTGATCGATACTATCTTAGAATTGAGCACTGTATTTGATAGACCGTCTATCAGTGAAAAAGGATTTGCAGGCTATACAACTGTGCTTAAATATGATAATGATAAAGCTTTTATGCTACAAGTGTGTTACAACGAAATGATGCCAAACATGGGAGTCTATGTACATTTTTCTGGACAAGCATTTAGTAAATACTTGTTCACTAGAGATGTCATTGCATCCAAAGTCATACAGGATTTCAAAAAACTGGAAGACTACTATGAAGGGGCTGCTCATATTTCAAGGATTGATATTGCCATTGATTTTCTTGATGAAGGTCTTTCTGTAGCGACTATCTATGATCGTCTAGTAAGTGAAGTTGACTATCTTGTAGACAAAAATGATCGCAAAAACAGCAGTAAAATTAGTGCCGTTGTCAACAATCAGATTGTTAATACCATCTACGTTGGATCAAAAAAGAAAAATACTCGCTTACTTATGAGAATCTATGATAAAAAGCTTGAACAGCTAGACAACGCACAACATGCAACTCACTATACAGAAGCAAAGCACTGTGACGATTGGGTGAGGTTTGAAGCAAGCTTTAGGCAAATGTACGCTCATCAAATTAGTGAAGAGCTTGTAAAAATTGAAACGAAAGAAGAACTGAGTGGCTTTCTTTTTAGCACCTTCTGTGAAAAATATCGTTTCTATAATGTATTCGATGAAACCTATACCACATTAACTAAAGTCATGCTCGCTTATTCAGATGGTCTCTCGGATATCCTTGACGGACGAAAACCACAGGAATCAAACTTAGAGGTTTCAATTAACTACCTCTGTACTGGTTCAGGTTTAATGCCTACGTTCTATAAAATCTATGATTTCTACGGACAAAAAGGAATTAACAACTTCATTGGCTACCTATTCGACTACTACAACAATGCCTATGAAGCCAATAGAGATGCTTATAACTACATCATGAAATATCGTGAAGAATATCAAGGAAGAAAGAAATTTCCATGGCGTGATCTGTCATTGAAAGGAGGCGAAAAAGATGGAAAATCTTAA